The genomic stretch AGCAACTGATTGCCGACCGCGGCCACCAGCCGATCCTGCTCGATTTCAGCATGGAGGAGCCGCCGCCCTTCCCCGGCGATATCCGCACCGAAGACGTCGCGGCGCGCGGCGGCCTTACTATCGAAGTGGTGCGCGAGAAATACCGCTCCGACCGCGACACCGCCACCAACAACCAGATCCGGGGCGCGGCGGCGATCGTTCAGGATCTGCTGGCCGAGGGACGGGTGCACGGCATCATCGGCATCGGCGGCGGCACCGCCACCCTCGTGGCCACGTCGATCATGAAGCAACTGCCTTTCGGCATGCCCAAGCTGATGGCCTCGCCGATGGCGGCGCACCCCGCCTACATCGACAAGTACGTCGGCACACGCGATATCACCATGCATCACACGGTGCTCGACATCGTCAAGATGAATCCGCTGCTCAAGGCGCAGATCATCAATGCGGTCGGCGCCATCTGCGGCATGGTCGAGATGACCCAGGGCACCCACATCACCTTCGACAAGCCCTGCGTCGCCATCTCCTCCTTCGGCTTCGGCGAAATGGCGGTACAGACGGCGATCGGCATGCTGGAGGAGGCGGGCTTCACGCCCATCGTCTGCCATGCCCAGGGCAAGGGCGACAAGGCGATGGAAGAAATGATCCGCGACGGTGCCTTTCACGGGGTACTCGATATCTGCACCGGCGGCATCATGGAACACCTGTTCAAGGGCAACCGCGACCCGGGGCCGGACCGGCTGATGGCCGCGGTGGAAACCGGCATTCCGATGGTGCTGGCCCCCTGCGGCCTCGACATCCTCTCCTATGGCGGCCGCGCCGACATGCTGGAACAGACCAAAAACCGCGTGCAGTACGTGCAGGACGCATTGCGCGTCCAGGTGCGCACCACCGCCGATGAACTGCGCCAGGCCGCCGACGTGATCGCGGAGCGGCTCAATCGGGCCAGGGGCCCATGGACTTTCCTGATTCCGCGGAAGGGCTGGTCGTCGCTCGACAAGGAAGGACGTCCGATCTACGACCCCGTTGCCGATGCCGCCTTTGTCGCCCGGCTGAAGGAAAAGCTCGACGATCCTTCCCGGGTCAAGGAGGTCGATCTGCACCTTTACACCCCGGAATTCGCCCGTGTAGCCGTCGACGAGTTCGTTCGTTTGCATGAAGAAGCAAAGACCAAGGAGAGACGGCCATGATGGTGCGCAACTGGATGCAGGCAAACCCGACGGTCATTCCGAGCGACACGCTCGTGTCGGAAGCCAAACGAATCCTCAGTGAGAACAACCTGCACGCCTTGCCCGTCGTCGATAACGGCAAGCTGCGCGGGCTGGTGACCCGGGCCAACCTGCTGCGCATGGGCAGCTTCGTCCTGCGTACGCAGAGCACCGACGAGTTCAACTTCTTCGTCACCCGACTCAAGGTGCGTGACATCATGGTGCGCAACCCGGCAACGGTTCGGGCCGATGACACCATGGAGCACTGCCTGCAGAAAGGCCAGGAACTCGGCGTCGCACAACTCCCTGTCATCGACAAGGATGAAGTGGTGGGGGTTATTTCCGCCAACGAGATATTCCAGCTCGCGGCCCACTGCCTGGGCGCATGGGAGCGCCGCAGCGGTGTTACGCTGGCGCCCATCCGCTTGGGCCCCGGTGTGCTCGGGCGGATTGTCGACGTGGTCGAAGCAGCAGGTGCCGTGCTGCAGGCGGTGTATCCGATTGGACGCCAGGATACCCAGACGGAATGGGGTTATCCGGAGAAGAAGGTCATCCTCCGCTTTCATGCCGACGCAGGGCACAACGTCGCGGCCGCACTGGAGGCTGCAGGATTTCCGGTCATCGAATCGAC from Lentimicrobiaceae bacterium encodes the following:
- a CDS encoding Tm-1-like ATP-binding domain-containing protein, translating into MNSKKGIVIVCNLDTRGEDIVFVKQLIADRGHQPILLDFSMEEPPPFPGDIRTEDVAARGGLTIEVVREKYRSDRDTATNNQIRGAAAIVQDLLAEGRVHGIIGIGGGTATLVATSIMKQLPFGMPKLMASPMAAHPAYIDKYVGTRDITMHHTVLDIVKMNPLLKAQIINAVGAICGMVEMTQGTHITFDKPCVAISSFGFGEMAVQTAIGMLEEAGFTPIVCHAQGKGDKAMEEMIRDGAFHGVLDICTGGIMEHLFKGNRDPGPDRLMAAVETGIPMVLAPCGLDILSYGGRADMLEQTKNRVQYVQDALRVQVRTTADELRQAADVIAERLNRARGPWTFLIPRKGWSSLDKEGRPIYDPVADAAFVARLKEKLDDPSRVKEVDLHLYTPEFARVAVDEFVRLHEEAKTKERRP
- a CDS encoding CBS domain-containing protein → MMVRNWMQANPTVIPSDTLVSEAKRILSENNLHALPVVDNGKLRGLVTRANLLRMGSFVLRTQSTDEFNFFVTRLKVRDIMVRNPATVRADDTMEHCLQKGQELGVAQLPVIDKDEVVGVISANEIFQLAAHCLGAWERRSGVTLAPIRLGPGVLGRIVDVVEAAGAVLQAVYPIGRQDTQTEWGYPEKKVILRFHADAGHNVAAALEAAGFPVIESTEMQHSEHLQPAAQGGGH